From Shewanella psychrophila, a single genomic window includes:
- a CDS encoding glycerol-3-phosphate dehydrogenase/oxidase produces the protein MDTIDVVIIGGGINGAGIAQCASAAGYSVLLLEKGAIGGQTSANSSKLIHGGLRYLETGQISLVRNSLSERRALLRLAPHLVKAVPFYIPVYDTSQRNQWAIRAGLTAYSILSEFDPLGRFTSLPTVEWSNITGLKLQGLKAVFRYWDAQTDDKALTQAVVRSAQDLGAQVLNHAESGVIVHKPDYCEVSYLYQDNLVVQRASCVINAAGPWVNDVIESLVPPMAKERVDLVQGSHLLLDIPAPDGILYLESCFDKRVVFVMPWKGKTLLGTTETVLEELNGKPESTREEIYYLLGIYKHYFPAQGSAEQLEALITDTFCGVRVLPQLNGSSFDRSREILLKTSFTHPRLMTLYGGKLTTFRATSKEVVQWMESRLGKRDAIADIDITPIL, from the coding sequence ATGGATACAATAGATGTTGTGATCATAGGAGGTGGGATCAATGGGGCTGGCATTGCTCAATGTGCATCTGCAGCAGGTTACAGTGTCTTATTACTCGAGAAAGGCGCCATTGGTGGGCAAACCTCTGCTAACTCAAGCAAGTTAATTCATGGTGGTCTGCGTTACCTCGAGACTGGACAAATATCTCTGGTTAGAAACTCCTTATCTGAGCGTCGAGCCTTGCTTCGTCTCGCGCCCCACCTAGTGAAAGCGGTACCTTTTTACATACCTGTTTACGACACGAGCCAACGCAACCAATGGGCGATACGTGCCGGATTAACGGCATATTCAATACTGAGTGAATTCGATCCTCTGGGCCGGTTCACTAGCTTGCCTACGGTGGAGTGGTCAAACATTACCGGATTAAAGCTGCAAGGATTAAAAGCCGTGTTCAGATACTGGGACGCGCAGACCGATGATAAAGCACTGACCCAAGCTGTAGTGAGAAGTGCTCAGGATCTAGGGGCGCAAGTCCTCAACCATGCTGAAAGTGGCGTGATTGTCCATAAGCCTGACTACTGTGAGGTGAGTTATCTTTATCAGGATAATCTAGTGGTACAAAGAGCGTCTTGTGTTATCAATGCTGCCGGTCCCTGGGTCAATGATGTGATAGAAAGCTTAGTCCCTCCTATGGCAAAAGAGCGTGTTGACTTAGTGCAAGGCTCTCATCTTCTATTGGACATTCCCGCTCCCGATGGGATCTTGTATCTGGAGTCTTGCTTCGATAAAAGAGTGGTGTTTGTGATGCCCTGGAAGGGGAAAACCTTACTCGGGACTACTGAAACAGTCCTGGAAGAGCTAAACGGTAAACCTGAGTCGACGCGAGAAGAGATCTATTACCTGCTTGGGATATATAAACATTACTTCCCGGCTCAGGGGAGTGCTGAACAGCTTGAAGCCTTAATTACAGATACTTTTTGCGGGGTAAGAGTGCTGCCTCAGCTCAATGGCAGTTCATTCGATCGCTCAAGAGAGATATTACTCAAGACTAGTTTTACTCACCCTAGGCTTATGACGCTCTATGGTGGTAAATTAACGACCTTCAGGGCGACCTCTAAGGAAGTGGTTCAATGGATGGAGTCTAGATTAGGAAAACGAGACGCTATCGCAGATATAGATATCACTCCTATTTTGTAA
- a CDS encoding MarR family winged helix-turn-helix transcriptional regulator → MPNVKDTNPLSLDNQVCFSLYSASNAMVRAYRPLLNELDLTYPQYLAMLVLWQHQGISVKTLGEKLHLDSGTLTPLLKRLEAKGLVSRGRSEKDERVRVLHITQSGKTLEELAATIPEKMRCKLGVEPAVFTELKRLCDQAYQLLTSTK, encoded by the coding sequence ATGCCTAACGTAAAAGATACCAACCCCCTTTCACTCGATAATCAAGTCTGCTTTTCCCTGTACAGTGCCAGTAATGCCATGGTGAGAGCATACCGCCCATTATTGAATGAATTAGATCTTACCTATCCTCAGTATTTAGCCATGTTGGTACTGTGGCAGCACCAAGGCATAAGCGTGAAAACACTAGGGGAGAAACTCCATTTGGATTCGGGCACTTTGACACCTCTACTTAAACGCTTGGAGGCGAAAGGTTTAGTGAGTCGTGGTCGCAGTGAAAAAGATGAGAGAGTTAGAGTGCTGCATATTACTCAATCAGGCAAGACATTGGAGGAATTAGCGGCAACAATCCCCGAGAAAATGCGATGTAAACTTGGGGTGGAACCAGCAGTTTTTACTGAATTAAAACGCCTATGTGATCAAGCCTATCAATTACTAACTTCAACTAAGTGA